The Chryseobacterium aureum genome contains a region encoding:
- the ureE gene encoding urease accessory protein UreE, with protein MIINQIIGNLSENATVKTIDYLDLEWFETTKRIQRKKTRQGVDLAIKFLREGQRLREGDILFEDAEKIIAVNVLETEAIVMSPASLLEMGTVCYEIGNKHIPLFIQNDKVLLPFEMPMFRWLEASGFNPEKQSVKLLNLLKSNVEPHGHGSLGSTIFTKILKMAAPKDE; from the coding sequence ATGATAATTAATCAAATCATAGGCAATCTCTCAGAAAATGCTACGGTGAAAACCATAGATTATCTTGATCTGGAATGGTTCGAAACCACCAAAAGAATTCAGCGTAAAAAAACCAGACAGGGAGTTGATCTGGCGATCAAGTTTCTAAGAGAAGGGCAGCGTCTGCGTGAAGGAGATATTCTTTTCGAGGATGCCGAAAAAATAATTGCAGTAAACGTTCTTGAAACAGAAGCTATCGTGATGTCGCCCGCTTCACTGTTGGAAATGGGCACCGTATGCTATGAGATCGGAAACAAACATATTCCGCTTTTCATTCAGAATGATAAAGTATTGCTCCCTTTCGAAATGCCGATGTTCAGATGGCTGGAAGCCAGTGGTTTCAATCCGGAAAAACAATCTGTGAAACTGCTGAATCTTCTTAAATCTAATGTAGAGCCGCACGGGCATGGAAGCTTGGGATCAACAATCTTTACAAAAATCTTAAAAATGGCGGCCCCAAAAGATGAATAA
- a CDS encoding urease accessory protein UreD, translating into MDSRLKIIAGFKGGESYVKDLYVSLPFRVVSVGQRKSDKKLYQMVMSSSPGILDGDRYHLEIALEKGAALQLQSQSYQRLFNMKDEALQELKVSMEDETSFAYVPHPIVPHEDSNFKSKASIHIGKNSQIIISEIITCGRKHYGEVFKLKRFQNVMEIYHNNKLVVKDNVLIQPDRIPISSIGNLEQYTHQGTLIFYSTKEKVDKTGLIEEIVEAAAQHREEMEAGVSAMEDNGFVVRALGNGGEMMYNFFLHIQEILWSLK; encoded by the coding sequence ATGGATAGTCGTTTAAAAATTATTGCAGGATTCAAAGGAGGGGAATCCTATGTGAAAGACCTTTATGTCTCACTTCCTTTCAGGGTCGTTTCTGTAGGGCAGCGGAAAAGTGACAAAAAGCTCTATCAGATGGTAATGAGCTCCTCTCCGGGAATTCTGGATGGAGACCGCTATCATTTGGAAATTGCCCTCGAAAAAGGAGCTGCTCTTCAGTTACAGTCACAGTCTTACCAGAGGCTTTTCAACATGAAGGACGAGGCACTTCAGGAGCTGAAAGTTTCTATGGAAGACGAAACTTCTTTTGCCTATGTTCCCCATCCAATTGTTCCTCATGAAGATTCCAATTTTAAAAGTAAAGCCAGTATTCATATCGGGAAAAACAGCCAGATCATTATCAGTGAGATCATTACCTGCGGGAGAAAGCACTATGGAGAAGTTTTTAAATTAAAACGTTTTCAGAATGTCATGGAAATCTACCATAACAATAAACTGGTAGTGAAAGATAATGTTCTGATTCAGCCTGATAGGATTCCCATCAGCAGTATCGGAAACCTGGAACAGTATACCCATCAGGGCACCCTGATTTTCTACAGCACAAAGGAAAAGGTAGATAAAACAGGATTGATAGAAGAGATCGTTGAAGCGGCCGCACAGCATCGTGAAGAAATGGAAGCTGGAGTCTCTGCGATGGAAGACAATGGTTTTGTAGTAAGAGCTTTGGGGAATGGAGGAGAAATGATGTATAACTTCTTCCTGCACATTCAGGAAATCCTTTGGTCACTCAAGTAA
- a CDS encoding urease accessory protein UreF — protein sequence MNINFLSGLLHLADPTLPIGGYTHSNGLETYVQERIVHDLATAKEFVQNMLQYNLKFNDGAFVKLAYKAAEKGDLEELILLDNECNAIKCPKEIRQASQKLGLRLIKIFKRREHFPFMEAFEKAVQNKEANSHYCIVFGVYAYLMKIPLYEALLGFYYTSVAGMITNAVKLVPLGQLDGQDILFSLYPVMEKTAWETMELDRDMVGLCNTAFDIRCMQHERLYSRLYMS from the coding sequence ATGAACATAAACTTCCTGTCAGGACTGCTTCATCTTGCAGATCCTACACTTCCCATCGGAGGATATACCCATTCCAACGGACTTGAAACGTATGTGCAGGAAAGAATTGTACATGATCTGGCAACTGCAAAAGAGTTTGTGCAGAATATGCTTCAGTACAACCTTAAATTCAATGACGGAGCTTTTGTAAAACTGGCTTATAAAGCAGCAGAAAAAGGTGATTTAGAGGAATTGATACTTCTTGATAATGAATGCAATGCGATAAAATGCCCGAAAGAGATCCGTCAGGCAAGCCAGAAACTGGGACTCAGATTGATTAAGATTTTCAAAAGAAGGGAACATTTTCCGTTTATGGAAGCATTTGAAAAAGCCGTTCAGAATAAAGAAGCCAATTCCCATTACTGTATTGTCTTTGGAGTATATGCTTATTTAATGAAGATTCCTTTATACGAAGCACTTTTAGGATTCTATTATACATCAGTTGCAGGGATGATTACCAATGCCGTAAAATTGGTCCCTCTCGGACAGCTGGATGGCCAGGATATTCTATTCTCACTATATCCCGTAATGGAAAAAACAGCCTGGGAAACTATGGAATTGGACAGGGATATGGTGGGACTTTGTAATACCGCTTTTGATATCAGATGCATGCAGCACGAGAGACTGTATTCAAGACTTTACATGTCGTAA
- a CDS encoding phosphatidate cytidylyltransferase, translating to MKKWSLYSLTILSLLSLTSCEAVETIFKAGMWWGIIVVCVIIGILLLIFSKGKNS from the coding sequence ATGAAAAAGTGGAGCCTTTACAGTCTAACGATATTAAGTTTATTATCACTAACAAGTTGTGAAGCAGTAGAAACAATTTTTAAAGCCGGAATGTGGTGGGGAATTATTGTAGTCTGTGTGATCATAGGGATTCTTTTACTGATTTTTTCGAAGGGTAAAAACTCTTAA
- a CDS encoding urea transporter has product MDEFFKKIPFLDRILKGIGQIMLQENRWTGLLFLIGIFMGSWQCGVAVLLSTAAGTFTAMKLRYSQSEINAGLYGFSAALVGVALAFLFEATLLIWILIGVGGALAAVIQHFFIRKRIPVFTFPFIIITWGLVFILHQFTHIPPSALLSTEVVLDILI; this is encoded by the coding sequence ATGGACGAATTTTTCAAAAAAATCCCTTTTTTAGACCGTATTTTAAAAGGAATCGGGCAGATTATGCTTCAGGAAAACAGATGGACAGGCCTTTTGTTTCTTATAGGAATCTTTATGGGAAGCTGGCAGTGCGGCGTTGCGGTATTGCTTTCAACAGCAGCCGGAACTTTTACAGCCATGAAGCTTAGATACAGTCAATCCGAAATCAATGCAGGACTTTATGGTTTCAGTGCAGCGCTTGTAGGAGTAGCATTGGCATTTCTTTTCGAGGCTACACTATTGATCTGGATTTTAATCGGAGTAGGCGGAGCACTGGCGGCTGTAATTCAGCATTTTTTTATCCGGAAGAGAATTCCGGTGTTTACTTTTCCTTTTATTATTATCACGTGGGGATTGGTATTTATCCTGCACCAATTTACGCACATTCCACCGTCTGCATTGTTGAGCACTGAAGTGGTTCTGGATATACTAATTTAG
- a CDS encoding DNA topoisomerase IB — translation MDKNTDLEMISNLKPSKIVKIMKDPEASAKAVHLVYTTDAESTGITRKKTGKKYSYYKDGEKIKDKEEITRINKLVLPPAWENVWICALENGHLQATGFDVKQRKQYRYHPLWTALRNHTKFYRMLQFGYALPEMRLHIEQDLALRNFEKRKILALIVSLMQRTNIRIGNSIYEKLYGSFGLTTLKGKHVKVNGQKITFTFKGKKGVMHHVDLRSRRLARLVQKCKDIPGKELFQYLDDEGNRHSIDSGMVNDYIKEISGEDFTAKDFRTWSGTVGALIAFKEIGYAENDTERKKKVKEALDMVAQNLGNTSAVCRKYYVHPLVINLYENHTIKKYIDELEVIEENDGKADLTKEEKLVLKILENERM, via the coding sequence ATGGACAAGAATACAGACCTGGAGATGATTTCTAACCTTAAGCCTTCCAAAATTGTTAAAATAATGAAGGATCCGGAAGCTTCTGCAAAGGCGGTACATCTTGTATATACCACCGATGCAGAATCCACCGGAATTACCCGTAAGAAAACGGGCAAGAAATATTCTTATTATAAAGACGGTGAAAAAATAAAGGATAAAGAGGAAATTACAAGAATAAACAAACTGGTACTGCCTCCCGCCTGGGAAAATGTATGGATATGTGCCCTGGAAAACGGGCATCTGCAGGCAACAGGTTTTGACGTAAAACAAAGAAAACAATACCGTTACCATCCGCTCTGGACTGCTTTAAGAAATCATACAAAATTTTACAGAATGCTTCAGTTCGGGTATGCATTACCGGAAATGCGGCTTCATATAGAACAGGATCTTGCATTGAGAAATTTTGAGAAGCGGAAAATTCTTGCCCTAATTGTAAGCCTTATGCAAAGAACCAACATCCGTATCGGTAATTCTATTTATGAAAAACTGTATGGGTCTTTTGGCCTAACCACTCTGAAAGGTAAGCATGTGAAAGTAAACGGACAAAAAATCACATTCACTTTTAAGGGTAAAAAGGGAGTAATGCATCATGTGGATCTCCGAAGCAGAAGACTGGCAAGACTGGTTCAGAAATGCAAGGACATTCCCGGGAAAGAGCTTTTTCAGTATCTTGATGATGAGGGAAACCGGCATTCCATAGATTCAGGAATGGTGAATGACTATATTAAAGAAATAAGCGGTGAAGATTTTACGGCAAAAGATTTCAGAACATGGTCCGGAACGGTGGGTGCCCTGATTGCTTTTAAAGAAATAGGGTATGCAGAGAATGATACCGAGCGTAAAAAGAAAGTAAAAGAAGCGCTGGATATGGTAGCGCAGAACTTAGGAAATACCAGTGCTGTATGCAGAAAATATTATGTGCATCCTCTGGTCATCAATCTTTACGAGAATCATACCATCAAAAAATACATTGATGAGCTGGAAGTGATAGAAGAAAATGACGGAAAAGCTGATCTTACAAAAGAAGAAAAGCTGGTGCTGAAGATTCTGGAAAACGAGAGGATGTAA
- a CDS encoding IS3 family transposase (programmed frameshift), producing MKQGRKIYDPAFKKQAVQLSYERSNISELARELGIEVTMLYKWRKDYQEFGEKSFPGKGNLKQTPEQEKIHELEKRLRDAELERDILKKGNRHFFQERSMKYEFIKNHESLFPIEKMCSVLKVSYSSYYKWKARPLSNRERRKREIKKQITSIYFASKQRYGSPRITVELDSSGFKTSRITVAKYMKELGLRSKLSRKFRVTTDSKHNYLIAENILNRNFLVGSPSQAWVSDITYLQTKDGFLYLTAIIDLFDRKVIGWSLSTGMSTTETSLAAWKMAVKNRKADSKLIFHSDRGVQYASKKFTNTLAFYGVKRSMSRKGNCWDNAVAESFFKSLKTELIYGNKLITREQMELEIFEYIEIWYNKKRRHSTLNYQTIEEFNNQNKIYKNVA from the exons ATGAAACAAGGGCGAAAAATCTATGATCCGGCTTTTAAAAAACAAGCAGTTCAATTGAGCTATGAGCGATCTAATATTTCGGAACTGGCAAGAGAGCTGGGTATTGAAGTAACGATGCTTTACAAATGGAGAAAAGATTATCAGGAATTCGGAGAAAAGAGTTTTCCTGGGAAGGGTAATCTCAAACAAACTCCAGAGCAGGAAAAAATTCATGAATTAGAAAAAAGACTTAGAGATGCAGAGCTTGAGCGTGATATATTAAAAAAAG GCAATCGCCATTTTTTCCAAGAGCGGTCGATGAAATACGAGTTCATTAAGAATCATGAATCTTTATTTCCGATTGAAAAAATGTGCAGTGTTTTAAAAGTAAGCTACAGTAGTTATTATAAATGGAAAGCAAGACCTCTTTCTAATAGAGAGAGACGAAAAAGAGAGATAAAAAAACAAATAACATCTATTTATTTTGCATCAAAGCAACGCTATGGAAGTCCCAGAATTACTGTAGAATTAGACTCATCAGGTTTTAAGACCTCCAGAATAACGGTTGCAAAATATATGAAAGAGCTTGGTTTAAGAAGTAAATTAAGCAGAAAATTTAGAGTAACAACAGATTCAAAACACAATTATTTGATTGCAGAGAACATCCTGAATAGAAACTTTTTGGTTGGCAGTCCATCCCAAGCTTGGGTCTCTGACATCACTTATCTCCAAACCAAAGATGGATTTTTATACCTGACAGCAATTATAGATTTGTTTGATCGAAAAGTAATTGGTTGGAGCTTAAGTACTGGGATGAGTACCACGGAGACAAGTTTAGCTGCCTGGAAAATGGCTGTCAAAAATAGAAAAGCGGACAGTAAATTAATTTTTCACTCAGACAGAGGTGTTCAGTATGCAAGTAAAAAATTCACAAATACTCTTGCTTTTTATGGAGTAAAAAGGAGTATGAGCAGAAAAGGGAATTGTTGGGATAACGCAGTGGCTGAAAGCTTCTTCAAGTCATTGAAAACAGAACTAATTTACGGAAACAAGCTTATCACAAGAGAACAGATGGAACTTGAAATTTTTGAATATATTGAAATATGGTACAATAAAAAAAGAAGGCACAGTACCCTGAATTATCAAACAATAGAAGAATTTAACAATCAAAATAAAATTTACAAAAATGTAGCTTAA
- a CDS encoding TonB-dependent receptor, translating into MHIHSIRTKAYFVNDLMLSYNHQKWGANVQLNNLFNVKWNEAQFATETQLKEEALPVTDLTYTPGSPFGVRVGVYYKF; encoded by the coding sequence TTGCATATCCACAGCATCAGAACCAAAGCGTATTTTGTAAATGATCTTATGCTTTCCTATAACCACCAGAAATGGGGAGCTAATGTTCAGTTGAACAATCTTTTCAATGTAAAATGGAATGAAGCCCAGTTTGCAACAGAAACTCAGCTGAAAGAAGAAGCATTGCCTGTTACAGACCTTACGTATACACCCGGAAGTCCTTTTGGAGTGAGAGTGGGAGTGTATTATAAATTCTGA
- a CDS encoding aminopeptidase P family protein yields MTSKEKVAALREEMQKNNVDAFIVYSADPHMSEYLPEEWQERAWLSGFLGSAGFVVITKDKAGLWTDGRYFTQAAIELEGSGIDLFKEGMEGTPNYIDWIISEIPSGGKVAVNAVATSNANWELLSQKFNAKNITLADAPLLKEVWKDRGTPSANPIFVHPVERAGKSVSDKISAIRQKMEELEATVHIISSLDDVAWTLNLRGSDVESNPVFLGYIVITKNDAVVFTGLEKMEVAARKQMDDSFVKMMPYEEFYHYLKTFRNEKVLVSPNSNQQIFETLKADNQFIKAPVPGNLMKAQKNQTELEGFRTVMVRDGVAMVKFLYWLTHNAGKEAMNEYSIGQKLRGFRAEGENFVGESFGSIVGYKDNGAIMHYSAKKEGSREVTNEETILVDSGGQYLEGTTDITRTFALGTPSEEFKRNSTLVLQGLIRLSMVKFPKGTKGVHLDAIARLPLWMEGKDFNHGTGHGVGSFMNVHEGPQNIRKDLNPQELLPGMVCSNEPGYYLEGHYGIRHENLIAVKEAEKTIHGTFYEFETLTFCPFFKDTIVKEILSESEIAWLNSYHKTCEEKLTPHLEGEVKEWFLQLVSPL; encoded by the coding sequence ATGACTTCAAAGGAAAAAGTGGCTGCGCTTCGTGAAGAAATGCAGAAAAATAATGTTGATGCATTTATCGTATATTCTGCGGATCCGCATATGAGCGAATACCTTCCTGAAGAATGGCAGGAGAGAGCCTGGCTGTCAGGTTTCTTGGGATCTGCTGGTTTTGTGGTAATTACCAAAGACAAAGCAGGGCTCTGGACAGACGGAAGATACTTTACCCAAGCCGCTATTGAGCTGGAGGGTTCCGGAATTGATCTTTTCAAAGAGGGAATGGAAGGAACTCCTAATTATATAGACTGGATTATTTCAGAAATCCCGTCCGGCGGTAAAGTAGCCGTAAATGCTGTGGCCACATCCAATGCCAACTGGGAACTGCTTTCTCAAAAATTCAATGCTAAAAATATTACGCTGGCAGATGCTCCGCTTTTAAAAGAAGTCTGGAAAGACAGGGGTACCCCGTCTGCGAACCCTATTTTTGTACACCCGGTAGAAAGAGCAGGTAAATCTGTATCGGATAAGATCTCTGCAATCCGTCAGAAAATGGAAGAGCTAGAAGCTACCGTGCACATTATATCAAGTCTGGATGATGTGGCATGGACCTTGAACCTGAGAGGAAGCGATGTAGAAAGTAATCCTGTATTTTTAGGATACATTGTGATTACTAAAAATGATGCTGTAGTATTCACAGGATTGGAAAAAATGGAAGTGGCAGCAAGAAAACAAATGGATGATTCCTTTGTGAAAATGATGCCATACGAAGAATTTTATCATTACCTGAAGACCTTCAGAAATGAAAAAGTACTTGTTTCCCCGAACAGCAACCAGCAGATTTTTGAAACCTTAAAAGCAGATAATCAGTTTATCAAAGCTCCGGTTCCGGGTAATCTTATGAAAGCCCAGAAAAACCAGACTGAGCTTGAAGGCTTCAGAACCGTAATGGTAAGAGACGGAGTCGCAATGGTGAAATTCCTTTATTGGCTAACGCACAATGCCGGAAAAGAAGCAATGAATGAATATTCTATCGGACAGAAACTGAGAGGCTTCCGTGCAGAAGGTGAAAACTTTGTGGGGGAAAGCTTCGGATCCATCGTGGGATATAAAGATAACGGTGCCATTATGCACTATTCTGCCAAAAAAGAAGGAAGCAGAGAAGTAACCAATGAGGAAACCATCCTGGTAGATTCAGGAGGGCAGTACCTTGAAGGAACTACAGATATCACAAGAACTTTTGCCTTAGGAACCCCTTCGGAAGAGTTTAAAAGAAACTCCACACTGGTATTGCAGGGATTAATCCGCTTATCTATGGTAAAATTCCCGAAAGGAACAAAAGGAGTACATCTTGATGCCATTGCAAGGCTTCCGCTTTGGATGGAAGGGAAAGATTTCAACCACGGAACAGGACATGGCGTTGGAAGTTTCATGAATGTTCATGAAGGGCCGCAAAACATCAGAAAAGACCTGAATCCTCAGGAACTTCTTCCGGGAATGGTTTGTTCCAACGAACCCGGATACTATCTCGAAGGGCATTATGGGATTCGTCATGAAAACCTGATTGCTGTGAAAGAAGCAGAAAAAACAATCCACGGCACATTCTATGAGTTTGAAACCCTTACATTCTGCCCGTTTTTCAAGGATACAATAGTGAAAGAAATTCTTTCAGAAAGCGAAATCGCATGGCTGAACAGTTACCACAAAACCTGTGAAGAAAAGCTGACTCCTCATCTGGAAGGAGAAGTTAAAGAATGGTTCCTGCAATTGGTAAGCCCGCTTTAG
- the ureG gene encoding urease accessory protein UreG: MENRKYIKVGVAGPVGSGKTALLERLSRKLFGTYDLGVITNDIYTKEDAEFMAKNSLLPHDRIIGVETGGCPHTAIREDASMNLEAVDELAARFPEIELVLIESGGDNLSATFSPDLADVTIFIIDVAEGEKIPRKGGPGITRSDLLIINKIDLAPYVGASLEVMENDARRMRKGNPFVFTNLKTDEGLDKVIGWIKKYALLEEVEEPNLVR; this comes from the coding sequence ATGGAAAATAGAAAGTATATAAAAGTAGGAGTGGCAGGACCGGTTGGCTCAGGAAAAACGGCATTACTGGAACGTTTAAGCAGGAAATTATTCGGAACCTATGATCTTGGAGTCATCACGAATGATATTTATACCAAAGAAGATGCTGAATTTATGGCTAAAAACAGTCTCCTTCCCCATGACAGAATTATCGGAGTAGAAACAGGAGGGTGTCCTCACACCGCCATCCGTGAAGATGCAAGCATGAACCTTGAAGCGGTAGATGAGCTTGCAGCCCGTTTTCCCGAAATCGAACTGGTTCTTATCGAAAGTGGGGGAGATAATCTTTCTGCAACTTTCAGCCCGGACCTTGCAGACGTTACCATTTTCATTATTGACGTAGCGGAAGGAGAAAAAATTCCCAGAAAAGGAGGTCCCGGCATTACCAGATCAGACTTATTGATCATCAATAAAATTGACCTTGCTCCTTACGTAGGTGCCAGCCTTGAAGTAATGGAAAATGATGCCAGAAGAATGAGAAAAGGAAACCCTTTCGTATTCACCAACCTTAAAACGGATGAAGGACTGGATAAAGTAATCGGTTGGATCAAAAAATATGCTCTTTTAGAGGAAGTGGAAGAACCGAACTTAGTAAGATAA
- a CDS encoding helix-turn-helix domain-containing protein: protein MEVLSNFQYKKLFLPNITDKILANNADIQLYRIENYLKGILMPVIPYRTTFNFIIFVTNGHIRQYLENKEYHAEKGGVIFIKQGTITATVELSDDIEGFFLAYENNVLSEQELPKHKSSIFFMTPFLNLDSLTYGTITQLLPIMEQELWLNNLNINDIVVTMLHLILIKMLSTDSDTHHKSATRPMELSLQFRDLLFKYHVGEKRVAFYADKLSVTESYLNKCVKGVTQKSPKQWINEIDINYSKALLHSSKDIAEIAYELNFHTASHFTQLFKKIAGITPKEYRTQFLNNSRISL, encoded by the coding sequence ATGGAAGTACTCTCCAATTTTCAATATAAAAAGCTTTTTCTCCCGAATATTACGGATAAAATACTGGCCAACAATGCTGATATACAGCTGTATCGGATAGAGAATTATCTTAAAGGCATTCTGATGCCGGTGATTCCGTACCGTACAACATTCAATTTTATTATTTTCGTTACCAATGGCCATATCAGACAGTATCTTGAAAATAAAGAATACCATGCCGAAAAAGGAGGCGTAATCTTTATCAAACAGGGAACAATCACCGCGACCGTTGAGCTGTCAGACGATATTGAAGGATTTTTCCTTGCCTATGAAAATAATGTTCTGTCTGAACAGGAACTGCCAAAACATAAAAGCAGTATTTTTTTCATGACCCCTTTCCTGAATCTTGACAGCCTTACCTACGGCACCATTACCCAGCTTCTCCCGATCATGGAACAGGAACTTTGGCTGAATAATCTGAATATCAATGATATTGTTGTAACGATGCTTCATCTGATCCTGATCAAAATGCTGAGCACAGATTCAGATACCCATCATAAATCTGCTACCCGCCCGATGGAGCTGTCTCTGCAGTTCCGGGATCTCCTGTTCAAATATCATGTGGGAGAAAAAAGAGTGGCCTTTTATGCAGATAAACTGTCCGTAACAGAAAGCTACCTGAATAAATGTGTTAAAGGAGTAACCCAAAAATCCCCGAAACAGTGGATTAATGAAATTGACATCAATTACAGCAAAGCATTGCTTCATTCCAGTAAAGATATTGCCGAAATTGCTTATGAACTGAATTTTCATACCGCTTCCCATTTTACCCAGCTTTTCAAAAAAATTGCAGGCATTACGCCCAAGGAATACAGAACCCAGTTTTTGAATAACAGCAGAATTTCTTTGTAG
- a CDS encoding DUF6526 family protein, whose translation MKQQNYNNHRKFYPPHHFIYLPLLIILEISGIYKIWDDPGNRLIWILFSIVIFLLFYLALMTRQHYALGLQNRMVILEFKQRYFEIFSKRSDEVAEKLRFDQMAALRFAYDDEFKELLYKALHENISGDEIKRSIKKWRADRLRI comes from the coding sequence ATGAAACAGCAAAACTACAATAACCACAGGAAATTTTATCCGCCCCATCATTTTATTTATCTTCCGCTGCTTATTATACTGGAGATTTCAGGAATTTATAAAATCTGGGACGATCCCGGAAACCGGTTGATCTGGATCCTTTTTTCCATTGTGATTTTTTTGCTTTTCTATCTGGCATTGATGACAAGACAGCATTATGCTCTGGGACTTCAGAACCGGATGGTTATTTTGGAATTCAAGCAGCGTTATTTTGAGATTTTCAGTAAAAGATCAGATGAAGTTGCGGAAAAACTGAGATTCGATCAGATGGCTGCTTTGAGATTTGCATATGATGATGAATTCAAAGAGCTTTTATACAAAGCCCTTCATGAAAACATCTCAGGAGATGAAATTAAAAGGTCTATCAAAAAATGGAGAGCTGACCGCCTCAGAATATAA